In Streptomyces nodosus, one DNA window encodes the following:
- a CDS encoding DUF397 domain-containing protein has translation MAVLLGATETWTKSSYSGGNGACVEVKSPTTTALDVRDSKAPEGPVLAFPTDAWNAFVASIK, from the coding sequence ATGGCAGTACTTCTGGGGGCCACGGAAACGTGGACCAAGTCGTCGTATTCCGGGGGCAACGGCGCGTGCGTCGAGGTCAAGTCGCCCACCACAACGGCACTCGACGTGCGTGACTCCAAGGCTCCCGAGGGGCCGGTCCTGGCCTTCCCCACCGACGCCTGGAACGCCTTCGTGGCGTCGATCAAGTAG
- a CDS encoding sodium:solute symporter family protein, whose protein sequence is MNGLDWTVLIAYFGVMTAIGVWSHKRVDTVSDFFTAGGRMPWWLSGISHHMSGYSAVLFTAYAGIAYTYGVTSYVTFALPIAIGILLGAKLFAPRLNRLRSRLHMASPLEYLKDRYNVPTQQALAWSGILLKIVDVGAKWAAIATLLSVFTGITLTQGILITGGITAVYCTIGGLWADALTELGQFLIQLLAGVAMLVVTLNKISDLGGLSKALDSPKLHGHEHGFAGPYVTVFFIAYLFIKLFEYNGGMWNQAQRYMATGSAKEATRSALLSAGLWFVWPVILFIPMWLSPLLVTAEKPDGSDTYGLMAEQLLPHGLLGLVVVGFFSHTMAMCSSDANAIAAVFTRDVAPVLSRAARAWNTRTGLIAGRVTTVAFLGLSMAVATQVDSPTFKDIITVVIKWVAGLMGPIAIPFILGLMRPFRRSGPTAALGSWGAGLLAFFLVNYHLDFSQRTDVALEYQVAAPMAVSLVLYILIGLVKPENTPERDRIIETLNTEDDGTAATVPTQVGSGGA, encoded by the coding sequence ATGAACGGTCTCGACTGGACCGTCCTGATCGCATACTTCGGCGTGATGACCGCGATCGGCGTCTGGTCCCACAAGCGCGTGGACACCGTCAGCGACTTCTTCACCGCGGGCGGCCGCATGCCCTGGTGGCTGTCCGGCATCTCGCACCATATGTCGGGCTACAGCGCGGTGCTGTTCACGGCGTACGCCGGCATCGCCTACACCTACGGCGTCACGTCCTATGTCACCTTCGCGCTGCCCATCGCCATCGGCATCCTGCTCGGCGCCAAGCTGTTCGCGCCGCGCCTGAACCGGCTGCGCTCGCGGCTGCATATGGCCTCACCGCTGGAGTATCTGAAGGACCGCTACAACGTGCCCACCCAGCAGGCGCTGGCCTGGTCCGGCATTCTGCTGAAGATCGTGGACGTGGGCGCCAAATGGGCGGCGATCGCGACCCTGCTCAGCGTCTTCACCGGGATCACGCTGACCCAGGGCATCCTCATCACCGGCGGTATCACCGCGGTGTACTGCACGATCGGCGGTCTGTGGGCGGACGCCCTGACCGAACTGGGCCAGTTCCTCATCCAGTTGCTGGCGGGCGTGGCCATGCTGGTGGTCACCCTGAACAAGATCTCCGACCTGGGCGGTCTGTCGAAGGCGCTGGACTCGCCGAAGCTGCACGGCCATGAACACGGCTTCGCGGGCCCGTATGTGACGGTCTTCTTCATCGCCTATCTGTTCATCAAACTGTTCGAGTACAACGGTGGCATGTGGAACCAGGCCCAGCGCTACATGGCGACGGGCAGCGCCAAGGAGGCGACCCGGTCCGCGCTGCTGTCGGCGGGCCTGTGGTTCGTGTGGCCGGTCATCCTCTTCATCCCGATGTGGCTGTCCCCGCTCCTGGTCACCGCCGAGAAGCCGGACGGCTCCGACACCTACGGCCTGATGGCCGAACAGCTGCTGCCGCACGGTCTGCTGGGCCTGGTGGTCGTGGGCTTCTTCTCGCACACCATGGCCATGTGCTCCTCGGACGCCAACGCGATCGCCGCGGTCTTCACCCGGGACGTGGCCCCGGTGCTCTCCAGGGCGGCCCGGGCCTGGAACACCCGCACCGGCCTGATCGCCGGCCGGGTGACGACGGTCGCCTTCCTCGGCCTCTCCATGGCCGTGGCGACCCAGGTCGACTCCCCCACCTTCAAGGACATCATCACGGTGGTCATCAAGTGGGTGGCCGGTCTGATGGGTCCGATCGCGATCCCGTTCATCCTCGGTCTGATGCGCCCGTTCCGCAGGTCAGGGCCCACGGCGGCGCTCGGCAGCTGGGGGGCCGGTCTGCTGGCGTTCTTCCTCGTCAACTACCACCTGGACTTCTCCCAGCGCACGGATGTGGCGCTGGAGTACCAGGTGGCGGCGCCGATGGCGGTCTCGCTGGTGCTGTACATCCTGATCGGCCTGGTGAAGCCGGAGAACACCCCGGAGCGGGACCGGATCATCGAGACGCTGAACACCGAGGACGACGGGACGGCGGCGACCGTGCCGACCCAGGTGGGGAGCGGCGGAGCCTGA
- a CDS encoding bifunctional FO biosynthesis protein CofGH, with product MTTSATSGTGPTENSMRRALKRARDGVALDVTEAAVLLQARGADLEDLAASAARVRDAGLEAAGRPHVITYSKSVFVPLTRLCRDKCHYCTFVTVPGKLRRAGHGMFLSPDEVLDIARKGAALGCKEALITLGDKPEDRWPEAREWLDAHGYDDTIAYVRAISIRILEETGLLPHLNPGVMSWTDFQRLKPVAPSMGMMLETTATRLWSEPGGPHYGSPDKEPAVRLRVLEDAGRSSVPFTSGILIGIGETYEERAESLFALRKVARAYHGVQELIIQNFRAKPDTAMRAAPDAELDELVATVAVARHLMGPSACLQAPPNLVEDAHERLIGAGIDDWGGVSPLTIDHVNPERPWPEIERLAERSRAAGFELRERLCVYPEFVRRGEPWLDPRLLPHLRALADPETGLARPDAVVEGHPWQEPDEVFQPSGRTDLHRSIDTEGRTGDRRDDFDEVYGDWEALREAAAPGMAPERIDTDVREALRTAADDPTRLTDDQALALLHADGPALDALCAVADDVRRSVVGDEVTYIVTRNINFTNVCYTGCRFCAFAQRRTDADAYTLSLDQVADRAQQAWEVGAVEVCMQGGIHPDLPGTAYFDIARAVKERVPGMHVHAFSPMEVVNGATRTGLSIREWLTAAKEAGLDTIPGTAAEILDDEVRWVLTKGKLPAATWIEVVTTAHELGIRSSSTMMYGHVDQPRHWLGHLRTLARIQQRTGGFTEFVTLPFVHTNAPVYLAGIARPGPTMRDNRAVTAMARLLLHPHIPHIQTSWVKLGAEGAAEMLRSGADDLGGTLMEETISRMAGSSYGSYKSVRDLVAVAEAAGRPARPRTTLYGEVPEERRRTAAASDGHLPELLPVLEG from the coding sequence ATGACGACTTCCGCGACCTCCGGAACCGGCCCCACCGAGAACTCCATGCGTCGCGCCCTCAAACGTGCCCGGGACGGCGTCGCGCTCGACGTCACCGAGGCCGCCGTACTGCTCCAGGCCCGTGGTGCGGACCTCGAGGATCTGGCCGCCTCGGCCGCCCGGGTGAGGGACGCGGGCCTCGAGGCGGCGGGCAGGCCCCATGTCATCACCTACTCCAAGAGCGTCTTCGTCCCGCTCACCCGTCTGTGCCGGGACAAGTGCCACTACTGCACCTTCGTCACGGTGCCCGGCAAGCTGCGCCGCGCCGGGCACGGGATGTTCCTGTCCCCCGACGAGGTGCTCGACATCGCCCGCAAGGGTGCCGCCCTCGGCTGCAAGGAAGCCCTGATCACGCTGGGCGACAAGCCGGAGGACCGCTGGCCCGAGGCCCGCGAGTGGCTGGACGCGCACGGCTACGACGACACCATCGCCTATGTGCGCGCCATCTCCATCCGCATCCTGGAGGAGACGGGCCTGCTGCCTCACCTCAACCCCGGGGTGATGTCCTGGACCGACTTCCAGCGCCTCAAGCCGGTCGCCCCGTCGATGGGCATGATGCTGGAGACCACCGCGACCCGGCTGTGGTCGGAGCCGGGCGGCCCGCATTACGGCTCTCCGGACAAGGAACCGGCCGTCCGGCTGCGGGTCCTGGAGGACGCCGGACGTTCCTCGGTCCCCTTCACCAGCGGGATCCTGATCGGCATCGGCGAGACCTACGAGGAGCGCGCCGAGTCGCTGTTCGCGCTGCGGAAGGTGGCGCGGGCGTACCACGGCGTCCAGGAGCTGATCATCCAGAACTTCCGCGCCAAGCCGGACACGGCGATGCGCGCGGCACCGGACGCGGAACTGGACGAGCTGGTCGCCACGGTGGCCGTGGCCCGCCATCTGATGGGCCCGAGCGCCTGCCTCCAGGCGCCGCCCAACCTGGTCGAGGACGCCCATGAGCGGCTCATCGGCGCCGGCATCGACGACTGGGGCGGGGTCTCGCCGCTGACCATCGACCATGTGAACCCGGAACGCCCCTGGCCGGAGATCGAGCGGCTGGCCGAGCGGTCCCGGGCGGCCGGCTTCGAACTGCGCGAACGCCTCTGTGTCTACCCGGAGTTCGTGCGACGCGGCGAGCCGTGGCTGGACCCCCGGCTGCTGCCGCACCTGCGGGCGCTGGCGGACCCGGAAACCGGCCTGGCCCGTCCGGACGCGGTCGTCGAGGGCCACCCCTGGCAGGAACCGGACGAGGTGTTCCAGCCGTCCGGCCGCACCGACCTGCACCGCTCGATCGACACCGAGGGACGCACCGGCGACCGCCGGGACGACTTCGACGAGGTGTACGGCGACTGGGAGGCGCTGCGGGAGGCCGCCGCCCCGGGCATGGCGCCGGAACGCATCGACACCGATGTCCGGGAGGCGCTGCGCACGGCCGCCGACGACCCGACGCGGCTGACGGACGACCAGGCGCTCGCCCTGCTGCACGCGGACGGCCCGGCGCTGGACGCGCTGTGCGCGGTGGCCGACGACGTCCGCAGGTCCGTGGTCGGCGACGAGGTCACCTATATCGTCACCCGGAACATCAACTTCACCAATGTCTGCTACACCGGCTGCCGCTTCTGCGCGTTCGCCCAGCGCCGCACCGACGCCGACGCCTACACCCTCTCCCTGGACCAGGTCGCCGACCGGGCCCAGCAGGCCTGGGAGGTCGGCGCGGTGGAGGTCTGCATGCAGGGCGGGATCCACCCCGACCTGCCCGGCACCGCCTACTTCGACATCGCCCGGGCGGTGAAGGAACGCGTCCCCGGCATGCATGTGCACGCCTTCTCCCCCATGGAGGTGGTCAACGGCGCGACCCGCACCGGACTGTCGATCCGGGAGTGGCTCACCGCGGCGAAGGAGGCGGGCCTCGACACCATCCCCGGCACGGCGGCCGAGATCCTGGACGACGAGGTCCGCTGGGTCCTGACCAAGGGCAAGCTGCCGGCGGCCACCTGGATCGAGGTGGTGACGACCGCCCATGAGCTGGGCATCCGCTCCTCGTCGACGATGATGTACGGCCATGTCGACCAGCCCCGCCACTGGCTCGGCCATCTGCGCACCCTGGCCCGCATCCAGCAGCGGACCGGCGGCTTCACCGAGTTCGTCACCCTCCCCTTCGTCCACACCAACGCCCCGGTCTATCTGGCGGGCATCGCCCGGCCCGGCCCGACGATGCGCGACAACCGCGCGGTGACGGCGATGGCACGACTGCTGCTGCACCCCCACATCCCTCACATCCAGACCAGCTGGGTGAAACTCGGCGCGGAGGGCGCCGCGGAGATGCTGCGCTCCGGCGCCGACGACCTGGGCGGCACCCTGATGGAGGAGACCATCTCCCGGATGGCGGGCTCCTCCTACGGCTCCTACAAGTCGGTGCGGGACCTGGTCGCGGTGGCCGAGGCGGCGGGCCGTCCGGCCAGGCCCCGCACCACGCTGTACGGCGAGGTCCCGGAGGAACGCCGGCGCACGGCCGCCGCCTCGGACGGCCATCTGCCGGAGCTCCTGCCGGTGCTGGAGGGCTGA
- a CDS encoding ADP-ribosylglycohydrolase family protein, whose protein sequence is MGATAGAVWGRTEQQDFRSRVRGTLLGVAVGDALGAPLDGLSLEEIREEHGRQGLSDLASRFGRRGAISHLTQLTLFSVDGLIRAQVRRDTGAWHPPTDLHRAYLRWAATQRDWGPDERRKGDGWLAREEWLYARRSPARSCLLGLGDTVMGTPDAPKNPGETGPGAAARSAPFGLLVGWEPRLVLQLAVECAAQTHGHPTAYLTAGAYAVIVHALARGESLDAAVQQALGLLAPLPGQQPVADALQHALGAVRQGLPTPARVEEFAGGGTATGVLAAAVYCALVAEDVRHGLCLAVNHGGPSGAAGVLAGGLLGALYGETALPPAWLAELEGRPTLLVLADDFAMEMTQGAALHGPGRASPGWLARYPRA, encoded by the coding sequence GTGGGTGCGACAGCCGGTGCCGTCTGGGGGCGCACCGAGCAGCAGGACTTCCGCAGCCGGGTACGCGGGACGCTGCTCGGTGTGGCCGTCGGTGACGCCCTGGGCGCGCCGCTCGACGGGCTCTCCCTGGAGGAGATCCGGGAGGAGCACGGCCGGCAGGGGCTGAGCGATCTCGCGTCCAGGTTCGGCCGGCGCGGCGCGATCAGCCATCTGACCCAGCTCACGCTGTTCTCCGTGGACGGGCTGATCCGCGCCCAGGTACGCCGTGACACCGGCGCCTGGCATCCGCCGACCGATCTGCACCGTGCGTATCTGCGCTGGGCGGCCACCCAGCGGGACTGGGGACCGGACGAGCGCCGCAAGGGCGACGGCTGGCTGGCCCGCGAGGAGTGGCTGTACGCCCGTCGCTCCCCGGCCCGGTCCTGTCTGCTCGGCCTCGGGGACACCGTCATGGGCACCCCGGACGCGCCCAAGAACCCCGGCGAGACGGGGCCCGGGGCAGCCGCCCGGTCGGCGCCCTTCGGGCTGCTCGTCGGCTGGGAACCCCGGCTGGTGCTGCAACTCGCGGTCGAGTGCGCCGCGCAGACGCACGGCCATCCCACGGCGTATCTCACCGCGGGCGCCTATGCGGTGATCGTGCATGCGCTGGCCCGTGGCGAGAGTCTGGACGCGGCCGTGCAGCAGGCCCTCGGGCTGCTGGCCCCGCTGCCGGGTCAGCAGCCGGTCGCCGACGCCCTGCAGCACGCGCTGGGCGCCGTGCGGCAGGGCCTGCCCACGCCGGCCCGGGTCGAGGAGTTCGCCGGGGGCGGTACGGCGACAGGGGTGCTGGCCGCCGCGGTGTACTGCGCGCTGGTGGCGGAGGACGTACGGCACGGGCTGTGCCTCGCGGTGAACCACGGGGGTCCTTCGGGTGCCGCTGGCGTGCTGGCCGGCGGGCTGCTCGGCGCCCTGTACGGGGAGACGGCCCTCCCGCCGGCCTGGCTGGCCGAGCTGGAGGGCCGTCCCACGCTGCTGGTGCTGGCGGACGACTTCGCCATGGAGATGACCCAGGGCGCCGCGCTGCACGGTCCCGGCCGGGCGTCGCCGGGGTGGCTGGCGCGCTATCCCCGGGCGTGA